A window of the Candidatus Nitrosotalea okcheonensis genome harbors these coding sequences:
- a CDS encoding plastocyanin/azurin family copper-binding protein: MKSKPFGALFGLLALVAILGVAPAFGQTANEIDMAKGAGAAATAGCVAAKNCFSPNPLNVTPGTTVTWKNTDTVSHYVTSGQPSDNTTGTVFDSGNLIKPGSTFQFTFANAGTYDYFCTVHPWMTGQVIVGAASTTTTTPSNSTTTGNAAVPEFGPVASIVLAIAVMSMVVFAAKTRGIPKF, from the coding sequence ATGAAGTCAAAACCATTTGGCGCACTATTTGGTCTTTTGGCTCTAGTTGCTATCTTAGGTGTAGCACCAGCATTTGGACAAACAGCAAATGAAATTGATATGGCAAAAGGTGCAGGCGCTGCCGCAACAGCGGGTTGTGTAGCTGCAAAGAATTGTTTTTCTCCAAATCCTCTGAATGTTACACCAGGAACAACAGTAACTTGGAAAAATACTGACACTGTAAGTCACTATGTGACAAGCGGTCAACCATCAGATAATACAACTGGAACTGTGTTTGATAGCGGTAATTTAATCAAACCAGGCAGTACATTCCAATTTACTTTTGCAAATGCAGGCACATATGATTACTTTTGCACTGTTCATCCTTGGATGACAGGTCAAGTAATTGTAGGAGCAGCTAGTACCACAACTACTACACCAAGCAACAGCACAACTACAGGAAATGCAGCTGTACCAGAATTTGGCCCAGTAGCATCAATAGTTCTTGCAATTGCTGTAATGAGCATGGTAGTATTTGCTGCAAAGACTAGAGGAATTCCAAAATTCTAA
- a CDS encoding plastocyanin/azurin family copper-binding protein, whose amino-acid sequence MKSKPFGALFGLLALVAILGVAPAFGQTANEIDMAKGAGAAATAGCVAAKNCFSPNPLNVTPGTTVTWKNTDTVSHYVTSGQPSDNTTGTVFDSGNLIKPGSTFQFTFANAGTYDYFCTVHPWMTGQVIVGAASTSPSNNNTGTSGGNMGGMAMLTAKASDGTIVTISTSGPVSGQPLSLAISFTDANGNKIHHQNYAIAVTQDGNNILSNSAGHTHTGDDTQTTSTNLSSTDPVDIQVTLNGIGLPTADPTTWTGVKGEVLSFTHVVPEFGPVASIVLAIAVMSMVVFAAKTRGIPKF is encoded by the coding sequence ATGAAGTCAAAACCATTTGGCGCACTATTTGGTCTTTTGGCTCTAGTTGCTATCTTAGGTGTAGCACCAGCATTTGGACAAACAGCAAATGAAATTGATATGGCAAAAGGTGCAGGCGCTGCCGCAACAGCGGGTTGTGTAGCTGCAAAGAATTGTTTTTCTCCAAATCCTCTGAATGTTACACCAGGAACAACAGTAACTTGGAAAAATACTGACACTGTAAGTCACTATGTGACAAGCGGTCAACCATCAGATAATACAACTGGAACTGTGTTTGATAGCGGTAATTTAATCAAACCAGGCAGTACATTCCAATTTACTTTTGCAAATGCAGGCACATATGATTACTTTTGCACTGTTCATCCTTGGATGACAGGTCAAGTAATTGTAGGAGCAGCTAGTACCTCACCAAGTAATAACAACACAGGAACATCGGGTGGAAATATGGGCGGAATGGCAATGTTAACTGCTAAAGCTTCTGATGGTACTATAGTTACTATAAGCACTAGCGGTCCAGTCAGTGGACAACCATTGTCATTAGCAATATCATTCACAGATGCAAATGGAAATAAAATACACCACCAGAACTATGCAATTGCTGTAACACAGGATGGAAATAATATACTTTCAAATTCCGCAGGGCATACACATACAGGTGATGACACCCAAACCACTAGTACAAATCTTTCATCTACCGATCCAGTAGACATACAGGTAACACTCAACGGTATTGGGTTGCCTACTGCAGATCCAACTACTTGGACAGGTGTTAAGGGTGAAGTGTTAAGCTTCACACATGTTGTACCAGAATTTGGCCCAGTAGCATCAATAGTTCTTGCAATTGCTGTAATGAGCATGGTAGTATTTGCTGCAAAGACTAGAGGAATTCCAAAATTCTAA
- a CDS encoding metal ABC transporter permease, which produces MQRALLTGIAVSITCSMIGLFLVLKRYSLFGDALSHVAFGGIALGFFLNVYPIWTAFVVSVSTALGITKLRKSTKISGDAAIAVLLSSGFAMGVLLISASHGFTIDLFSFLFGSILLTSMQDTLLIVTVSCGVIATLIAIRKPMIHFTFDEEQAKVHGIPVEKLNYLFVALAAVTVIATMRLVGILLISALIVLPNITSIMMGKGFKKTMMISISLSVSAVIAGITISYYFNLAPAGTIVMLMVAMFVGTLLAKHVGVFSTKTFNENNLSTVN; this is translated from the coding sequence ATGCAACGAGCTCTACTTACTGGCATAGCAGTTTCAATCACTTGTTCTATGATAGGTTTGTTCTTGGTTTTGAAAAGATATTCTCTTTTTGGGGATGCGCTATCACATGTAGCATTTGGTGGCATAGCTCTTGGATTCTTTCTCAATGTGTATCCTATTTGGACTGCATTTGTTGTTTCTGTTTCAACTGCTCTGGGCATCACAAAACTAAGAAAGAGTACAAAAATATCGGGAGATGCTGCTATTGCAGTATTGTTATCATCTGGTTTTGCAATGGGAGTATTACTAATTAGCGCATCTCATGGTTTTACTATTGATCTTTTCAGTTTTCTCTTTGGAAGTATACTGTTGACAAGTATGCAAGATACACTGTTAATTGTGACAGTAAGTTGCGGAGTCATTGCAACATTAATTGCAATTAGAAAACCAATGATACATTTCACATTTGATGAGGAACAAGCAAAAGTACATGGAATACCGGTTGAAAAACTAAACTATCTCTTTGTGGCCTTGGCAGCAGTCACCGTAATTGCAACAATGAGACTGGTTGGAATTTTGTTGATATCTGCATTAATAGTATTACCAAACATAACAAGTATAATGATGGGTAAAGGATTCAAAAAAACAATGATGATTTCTATCTCCTTATCCGTTTCCGCAGTAATTGCAGGCATCACCATATCATATTATTTCAATTTGGCTCCGGCAGGAACTATAGTTATGCTAATGGTTGCAATGTTTGTAGGTACATTGTTAGCAAAACATGTTGGTGTATTTTCCACAAAGACATTCAATGAAAATAACCTGTCTACAGTAAATTGA
- a CDS encoding metal ABC transporter ATP-binding protein has product MSVNALDVENVSVSHNGTLAVNKISFSVQEGDLLGIVGPNGAGKTTLFRAILGLQNYQGKIKLFGYEGSQYTTLLSMVGYVPQKVNFEPNFPATVYDVVAMGILSKKRLMKGVALIQGCGCSWNRIFPTSSKDHEKIEDALKIVGLESFKNRRISELSGGEQQRAFIAKSLVKEPALMILDEPVTGVDMDVQNKFYSVLRKINKENKITIVWSSHDLTAISDLATRVACMNRELFFHGEKEEFFANKDMLKTYSESAMQLHMHKHDM; this is encoded by the coding sequence ATGTCAGTAAATGCATTAGACGTAGAGAATGTCTCAGTAAGCCATAACGGAACTTTGGCAGTAAATAAAATCAGTTTTAGTGTTCAGGAAGGAGACCTCTTAGGAATTGTTGGACCAAATGGGGCTGGTAAAACTACATTATTCAGGGCAATTCTTGGATTACAAAACTATCAAGGAAAAATCAAGTTATTTGGATATGAAGGGAGTCAATACACCACATTACTTTCAATGGTAGGATATGTGCCACAAAAAGTAAATTTTGAACCTAACTTTCCTGCAACTGTTTATGATGTAGTTGCAATGGGAATTCTATCAAAAAAGAGGTTAATGAAAGGTGTTGCGTTGATACAGGGTTGTGGGTGTTCTTGGAACAGAATATTCCCAACATCTAGCAAAGACCATGAAAAAATTGAAGATGCGCTAAAAATTGTTGGATTGGAATCATTCAAGAACAGAAGAATCAGTGAATTATCCGGAGGAGAACAACAGCGCGCCTTTATTGCAAAATCTCTTGTCAAAGAACCAGCGTTGATGATATTGGATGAACCGGTGACTGGAGTAGATATGGACGTGCAAAACAAATTCTATTCAGTACTTAGAAAAATAAACAAGGAAAACAAAATAACCATAGTGTGGTCTTCACATGATCTTACTGCAATTTCAGATCTTGCAACTAGAGTAGCATGCATGAATAGAGAATTATTCTTCCATGGTGAAAAAGAAGAATTTTTTGCAAACAAGGACATGCTCAAAACATATTCCGAATCAGCTATGCAACTGCATATGCATAAACATGATATGTGA
- a CDS encoding metal ABC transporter solute-binding protein, Zn/Mn family yields the protein MNKVALNKLKAVIIGSVIIAAIMIFTISTNENLPKSQQVSTQNVSDNKLKVATSFFPLYEFARNVGGNKTYVYSFLPIGEEPHEWEPSIQQIEELKGTKLFIYNGAGMEAYISKFMDSGEFQNMTFVKATDGIPLLKADSAENDKEILAQGGMDPHVWNDPIFAEQEVTNIKNAMQKADPTNAQYYENNANMYIAKLAALDNNIKTGLSHCKKDTFVSFHNAFNYFSNRYGIHDVWISGMAPEVDVPPQDILRIIQIMKDKDVKVIFSEDLVDPRLANTLASEVGAQVLILSPLEGINQTDQQEGKTYLDKWYQNLHNLRTALECQ from the coding sequence ATGAATAAAGTTGCGTTGAATAAACTCAAGGCAGTAATAATTGGAAGCGTGATCATTGCAGCAATAATGATTTTTACTATATCTACAAATGAAAATCTTCCCAAGTCGCAACAAGTCTCAACACAAAATGTATCTGATAATAAACTCAAAGTGGCTACATCTTTTTTCCCACTCTATGAATTTGCAAGAAATGTGGGAGGTAACAAAACTTATGTGTATAGCTTTCTACCGATTGGAGAAGAACCGCATGAATGGGAACCTAGTATACAACAGATTGAGGAGCTAAAAGGAACAAAACTTTTCATTTACAATGGGGCTGGTATGGAAGCGTATATTTCCAAATTCATGGACTCGGGAGAATTTCAGAACATGACATTTGTAAAGGCTACTGATGGCATTCCTTTACTAAAAGCAGATTCTGCAGAAAATGATAAGGAAATTTTAGCACAGGGAGGAATGGATCCACATGTATGGAATGATCCAATATTTGCAGAGCAGGAAGTAACAAATATCAAGAATGCAATGCAAAAAGCAGATCCTACAAATGCTCAGTATTATGAAAATAATGCAAATATGTATATTGCAAAATTGGCTGCATTAGATAACAATATAAAAACTGGACTGTCACACTGCAAAAAAGATACTTTTGTATCATTTCATAATGCCTTTAATTATTTTTCAAACAGATATGGTATACATGATGTATGGATAAGCGGAATGGCACCAGAAGTAGATGTACCTCCACAAGATATTCTGAGAATAATTCAGATTATGAAAGATAAGGATGTCAAGGTGATATTTTCAGAGGATTTGGTAGATCCAAGACTTGCCAATACACTAGCAAGTGAAGTGGGTGCCCAAGTCTTGATACTGAGTCCTCTTGAAGGCATTAATCAAACTGATCAACAAGAGGGGAAGACATACCTAGATAAGTGGTATCAGAATCTACATAATTTGAGAACGGCTTTAGAATGTCAGTAA
- a CDS encoding CopG family ribbon-helix-helix protein — protein sequence MPIVSISLNDEILSELDRIQKTMGFSGRSEIIRAGIRNLVAEEKQHSILSGLIHAILMIIHDEESEQIVTGIKHNHEDLIGTHLHSKVDGNKCMELFLLHGDAEKISIMTRDFQTNKKMDNVKLVTM from the coding sequence ATGCCAATAGTTTCAATATCCCTAAATGATGAGATCCTATCAGAGTTAGACAGGATACAGAAAACAATGGGGTTTTCTGGCAGGTCTGAAATTATTCGCGCTGGCATAAGGAATTTAGTGGCTGAAGAAAAGCAACATAGCATACTGTCTGGACTAATCCATGCTATCCTCATGATTATCCATGATGAAGAATCAGAGCAGATCGTAACAGGAATCAAACACAATCATGAAGATTTAATCGGCACTCATCTCCATAGTAAAGTAGACGGTAACAAATGCATGGAACTTTTCTTATTGCACGGAGATGCTGAAAAGATTAGTATTATGACACGAGACTTTCAGACAAACAAGAAAATGGATAATGTTAAGCTAGTTACCATGTAA
- the pyrB gene encoding aspartate carbamoyltransferase, translated as MSNSFFQKDIVSVRDFDKQKFETVFQATDKIIEMNQSERREIVRGKTLGYLFFEPSTRTRLSFEAAMASIGGTSLGIADASSSSAKKGESLADTVKIMSLYSDVLVLRHQLDGSSRFAAEISEKPLINAGSGTEEHPTQAILDLYTIRKEKKRIDGLKIGIIGDLKYGRTVYSLLYALSNYNVDVKLISPQSLKIRSDSTYEIRKKLQYTETSDLEENLDDLDVIYITRIQKERFADIEEYVKVRGSYKMDPELVKKLKDDAIIMHPLPRLDEISHEIDSAKQAKYFKQAQYGKDTRAALLALILNENGVA; from the coding sequence ATGAGCAATTCTTTTTTTCAAAAAGATATTGTCTCAGTGAGAGATTTTGATAAACAAAAGTTTGAAACCGTTTTCCAAGCAACTGACAAAATAATTGAGATGAATCAAAGTGAAAGAAGGGAAATAGTGCGTGGAAAGACCCTTGGGTACTTGTTTTTTGAACCTAGTACCAGAACTAGATTAAGCTTTGAGGCAGCCATGGCATCAATAGGTGGGACGTCTCTTGGAATAGCTGATGCCTCTTCCTCATCTGCAAAAAAAGGCGAGAGTCTTGCTGATACTGTAAAAATCATGTCCTTGTATTCTGATGTTCTTGTTCTCAGGCACCAGCTTGATGGTTCTAGCAGATTTGCAGCGGAAATATCAGAAAAACCGCTGATTAATGCAGGAAGTGGTACGGAAGAACACCCAACACAGGCAATACTTGATCTCTATACTATTAGAAAAGAAAAAAAGAGAATTGATGGTCTTAAGATAGGAATTATTGGTGACCTAAAATACGGCAGAACTGTCTATTCCCTGTTGTACGCACTAAGCAATTACAATGTTGATGTAAAACTAATATCTCCACAGTCGCTGAAAATCCGATCTGATTCAACATATGAGATAAGAAAAAAATTACAATACACTGAAACCAGTGATCTGGAAGAAAATCTTGATGATCTCGATGTGATATATATAACAAGAATACAAAAAGAAAGATTTGCCGACATTGAAGAGTATGTAAAAGTCAGAGGTAGCTATAAAATGGATCCTGAACTAGTCAAGAAACTAAAAGATGACGCCATCATAATGCATCCTCTACCGCGTCTTGATGAAATATCACACGAGATTGATTCTGCAAAACAAGCAAAATACTTTAAGCAAGCACAATATGGAAAAGATACACGTGCAGCACTTCTTGCACTAATTCTAAACGAAAACGGAGTAGCATAA